A single Drosophila miranda strain MSH22 chromosome XR, D.miranda_PacBio2.1, whole genome shotgun sequence DNA region contains:
- the LOC108153315 gene encoding digestive cysteine proteinase 1 — translation MQVFLVLALLAGLALSGEATNPPRWDANYIVKGTLYIPYAEIAEPFYAWYDKNTKRSRIDYYGGMVKTYQLAGEGDYGTLLKLAPITTQQEMNKLTCLQVNGTSEQKVETQSILPDAKPFKLIGTETFLGFTCDKFRLEETIGQKKNVYTLWVRYKKSPHYPASRMPIPVRYEMRGYNTLLGSHYDHYYLDYDSYEHVDIPHEVFEIDESLTCVGFPGPGTGHYATFNPMQEFISHTDEHVDRAFHHFKHKHGMTYRTEQEHEHRKNIFRQNLRYIHSKNRAKLTYTLAVNHLADKTEEELKARRGYKSSGGYNTGKPFPYDVSKHQDEIPAQYDWRLFGAVTPVKDQSVCGSCWSFGTIGHLEGAFFLKNGGDLVRLSQQALIDCSWPFGNNGCDGGEDFRVYQWMMQVGGVPTEEEYGPYLGQDGYCRINNVTLVAPIKGFVNVTSNDPNAFKLALLKHGPLSVAIDASPKTFSFYSNGVYYEPECKNDVDGLDHAVLAVGFGTIKGEDYWLVKNSWSTYWGNDGYILMSARKNNCGVMTMPTYVEM, via the exons ATGcaagtgtttttagttttagcGCTGCTGGCGGGCCTGGCACTCTCAG GAGAGGCCACTAACCCGCCGCGCTGGGATGCCAACTACATTGTGAAGGGCACGCTGTACATACCCTATGCCGAGATTGCCGAGCCGTTCTACGCTTGGTACGATAAGAACACCAAACGATCCCGCATCGACTACTATGGGGGCATGGTGAAGACGTACCAGCTGGCCGGGGAGGGGGATTACGGCACACTGCTGAAGCTGGCGCCCATCACCACGCAGCAGGAGATGAACAAGCTGACCTGCCTGCAGGTCAACGGCACGTCCGAGCAGAAAGTGGAGACTCAGAGCATCCTGCCGGACGCCAAGCCATTCAAGCTGATCGGTACCGAGACCTTCCTGGGCTTCACCTGCGACAAGTTCCGCCTGGAGGAGACCATCGGCCAGAAGAAAAACGTATATACGCTGTGGGTGCGCTACAAGAAGTCGCCACACTATCCGGCCAGCCGGATGCCCATTCCAGTGCGCTACGAGATGCGTGGCTACAACACGCTCCTAGGCTCGCATTACGATCATTACTACCTCGACTACGACAGCTATGAGCACGTCGATATCCCCCACGAGGTGTTCGAGATCGACGAGAGCTTGACGTGCGTGGGCTTCCCCGGGCCGGGCACTGGCCACTATGCCACCTTTAACCCGATGCAGGAGTTCATCTCGCACACTGACGAGCACGTGGATAGGGCCTTCCACCACTTTAAGCACAAGCACGGCATGACCTACCGCACTGAGCAGGAGCACGAGCACAGGAAGAACATCTTCCGCCAGAACCTGCGCTACATTCACTCTAAGAACCGGGCTAAGCTGACCTACACGCTGGCCGTAAATCATTTGGCCGACAAGACCGAGGAGGAGCTGAAGGCCAGACGCGGCTACAAATCGTCAGGCGGTTACAACACAGGCAAGCCCTTCCCCTACGATGTGTCTAAGCACCAGGATGAGATTCCCGCCCAGTACGATTGGCGTCTTTTCGGTGCTGTTACCCCAGTCAAAG ACCAATCGGTGTGCGGATCTTGCTGGTCCTTTGGTACCATTGGCCACCTGGAGGGCGCCTTCTTCCTCAAGAACGGCGGCGATTTGGTCCGTCTCTCCCAGCAGGCATTGATCGATTGCTCCTGGCCGTTTGGCAACAACGGCTGCGATGGCGGCGAGGACTTCCGCGTCTATCAGTGGATGATGCAGGTGGGCGGCGTCCCCACCGAAGAGGAGTACGGACCGTACCTTGGCCAGGACGGCTACTGCCGCATCAACAACGTCACCCTCGTGGCGCCCATCAAGGGCTTTGTAAATGTCACCTCCAACGATCCGAATGCGTTTAAGCTGGCCCTCCTCAAGCACGGACCCCTCTCGGTGGCCATTGATGCCTCACCAAAGACTTTCAGCTTCTATTCGAACGGCGTCTACTACGAGCCTGAGTGCAAGAACGATGTGGATGGCCTGGACCATGCCGTTCTGGCCGTGGGCTTTGGCACCATAAAGGGCGAGGACTACTGGCTGGTGAAGAACTCCTGGTCCACCTATTGGGGCAACGATGGCTACATCCTGATGTCAGCCCGCAAGAACAATTGCGGCGTAATGACCATGCCCACCTATGTGGAAATGTAG